In Mycobacterium tuberculosis H37Rv, a single window of DNA contains:
- a CDS encoding diacyglycerol O-acyltransferase (triacylglycerol synthase) has translation MAQLTALDAGFLKSRDPERHPGLAIGAVAVVNGAAPSYDQLKTVLTERIKSIPRCTQVLATEWIDYPGFDLTQHVRRVALPRPGDEAELFRAIALALERPLDPDRPLWECWIIEGLNGNRWAILIKIHHCMAGAMSAAHLLARLCDDADGSAFANNVDIKQIPPYGDARSWAETLWRMSVSIAGAVCTAAARAVSWPAVTSPAGPVTTRRRYQAVRVPRDAVDAVCHKFGVTANDVALAAITEGFRTVLLHRGQQPRADSLRTLEKTDGSSAMLPYLPVEYDDPVRRLRTVHNRSQQSGRRQPDSLSDYTPLMLCAKMIHALARLPQQGIVTLATSAPRPRHQLRLMGQKMDQVLPIPPTALQLSTGIAVLSYGDELVFGITADYDAASEMQQLVNGIELGVARLVALSDDSVLLFTKDRRKRSSRALPSAARRGRPSVPTARARH, from the coding sequence ATGGCACAACTGACGGCACTGGATGCGGGTTTTCTCAAGTCCCGCGATCCGGAGCGGCACCCGGGCCTGGCGATCGGCGCAGTTGCCGTCGTCAACGGTGCCGCCCCCAGCTACGACCAGCTCAAAACGGTTCTCACAGAACGGATTAAGTCGATACCTCGATGTACCCAGGTGTTGGCGACCGAGTGGATCGACTATCCGGGATTCGACCTCACCCAGCACGTGCGACGGGTGGCGCTTCCCCGGCCCGGCGACGAAGCCGAGCTGTTCCGGGCCATCGCGCTGGCACTGGAGCGTCCCCTCGACCCGGACCGCCCGCTGTGGGAATGCTGGATCATCGAAGGCCTCAACGGCAACCGCTGGGCGATCTTGATAAAAATCCACCATTGCATGGCCGGCGCCATGTCGGCGGCCCACCTGCTGGCCAGGCTCTGCGACGATGCCGACGGCAGTGCCTTCGCTAACAATGTTGATATCAAACAGATTCCGCCGTATGGCGATGCGCGGAGCTGGGCCGAAACGCTGTGGCGAATGTCCGTCAGCATCGCTGGCGCCGTCTGCACGGCCGCGGCACGCGCCGTCAGCTGGCCGGCAGTGACGTCACCGGCCGGCCCGGTCACCACCAGGCGGCGGTACCAAGCGGTGCGCGTTCCCCGCGACGCCGTCGACGCCGTGTGCCACAAGTTCGGGGTGACCGCCAACGACGTCGCGCTCGCGGCCATCACCGAGGGCTTCCGAACGGTTCTGCTGCACCGCGGCCAGCAACCGCGCGCCGACTCACTGCGTACCCTGGAGAAAACCGATGGCAGCTCGGCCATGCTGCCCTATCTCCCCGTCGAGTACGACGACCCGGTGCGGCGATTGCGCACCGTGCACAACCGGTCACAGCAGAGCGGCCGTCGTCAACCCGACAGTCTGTCGGACTATACGCCTCTCATGTTGTGCGCCAAGATGATTCACGCGCTAGCTCGGTTACCGCAACAAGGCATCGTCACCCTGGCGACCAGTGCACCCAGGCCACGCCACCAGTTACGGCTGATGGGCCAGAAGATGGACCAGGTGCTGCCCATCCCGCCCACCGCACTGCAGCTGAGCACCGGGATCGCGGTCCTCAGCTACGGCGATGAGCTGGTGTTCGGCATCACCGCTGACTATGACGCCGCGTCCGAAATGCAGCAGCTGGTCAACGGTATCGAACTGGGTGTGGCGCGTCTGGTGGCGCTCAGCGACGATTCCGTGCTGCTGTTTACCAAGGATCGGCGTAAGCGTTCATCCCGCGCACTCCCCAGCGCCGCGCGGCGGGGGCGGCCCTCTGTGCCGACCGCCCGAGCGCGTCACTGA
- the otsB2 gene encoding trehalose 6-phosphate phosphatase (trehalose-phosphatase (TPP)): MRKLGPVTIDPRRHDAVLFDTTLDATQELVRQLQEVGVGTGVFGSGLDVPIVAAGRLAVRPGRCVVVSAHSAGVTAARESGFALIIGVDRTGCRDALRRDGADTVVTDLSEVSVRTGDRRMSQLPDALQALGLADGLVARQPAVFFDFDGTLSDIVEDPDAAWLAPGALEALQKLAARCPIAVLSGRDLADVTQRVGLPGIWYAGSHGFELTAPDGTHHQNDAAAAAIPVLKQAAAELRQQLGPFPGVVVEHKRFGVAVHYRNAARDRVGEVAAAVRTAEQRHALRVTTGREVIELRPDVDWDKGKTLLWVLDHLPHSGSAPLVPIYLGDDITDEDAFDVVGPHGVPIVVRHTDDGDRATAALFALDSPARVAEFTDRLARQLREAPLRAT; the protein is encoded by the coding sequence GTGCGCAAGTTGGGCCCGGTCACCATCGATCCGCGCCGCCATGACGCGGTGCTGTTCGACACCACGTTGGACGCCACCCAGGAACTGGTCCGGCAACTCCAGGAAGTCGGTGTGGGCACCGGCGTCTTCGGTAGTGGCCTAGACGTTCCGATCGTAGCGGCCGGCCGTCTGGCGGTGCGGCCGGGCCGGTGCGTGGTCGTCTCGGCCCACTCGGCGGGCGTCACGGCCGCACGCGAAAGCGGATTTGCGCTGATCATCGGTGTCGACCGCACCGGGTGTCGGGACGCATTGCGTCGCGACGGCGCCGACACGGTGGTCACCGACCTAAGCGAGGTCAGCGTGCGCACCGGGGACCGACGCATGTCGCAGCTGCCCGACGCGTTACAGGCACTCGGCCTGGCCGACGGCCTGGTCGCCCGGCAGCCCGCGGTGTTCTTCGACTTCGACGGCACGCTGTCCGACATTGTCGAGGATCCCGACGCGGCCTGGCTCGCCCCCGGTGCCTTGGAGGCACTGCAGAAGTTGGCCGCGCGCTGTCCGATCGCGGTGCTCAGTGGCCGCGACCTGGCCGACGTGACACAGCGGGTGGGTCTGCCCGGCATCTGGTATGCCGGCAGCCATGGTTTCGAATTGACCGCACCCGACGGAACGCACCACCAGAACGACGCCGCGGCGGCAGCCATACCGGTGCTGAAACAGGCGGCTGCCGAGCTGCGCCAGCAACTTGGACCCTTCCCGGGTGTTGTGGTGGAGCACAAGCGGTTTGGCGTCGCCGTGCACTACCGCAACGCGGCCCGGGACCGGGTCGGCGAAGTCGCCGCGGCGGTGCGCACGGCCGAGCAGCGTCATGCGCTGCGGGTGACGACGGGCCGCGAAGTCATCGAGTTGCGTCCCGATGTCGACTGGGACAAGGGGAAAACGCTGCTGTGGGTTCTTGACCATCTGCCGCATTCGGGCTCGGCTCCCCTGGTGCCGATCTACCTCGGCGACGACATCACCGACGAGGACGCTTTCGATGTGGTCGGCCCCCATGGTGTTCCAATTGTGGTGCGCCACACCGACGACGGTGACCGCGCCACCGCCGCACTGTTTGCGCTGGACAGTCCCGCACGGGTCGCGGAGTTCACCGATCGGCTGGCGCGTCAGCTCCGTGAGGCTCCCCTGCGGGCAACGTGA
- the echA18 gene encoding enoyl-CoA hydratase, with the protein MRRRAMTKMDEASNPCGGDIEAEMCQLMREQPPAEGVVDRVALQRHRNVALITLSHPQAQNALNLASWRRLKRLLDDLAGESGLRAVVLRGAGDKAFAAGADIKEFPNTRMSAADAAEYNESLAVCLRALTTMPIPVIAAVRGLAVGGGCELATACDVCIATDDARFGIPLGKLGVTTGFTEADTVARLIGPAALKYLLFSGELIGIEEAARW; encoded by the coding sequence ATGAGGCGGCGTGCAATGACGAAGATGGACGAGGCTAGCAATCCGTGCGGCGGGGACATCGAAGCTGAGATGTGCCAGTTGATGCGCGAGCAACCACCCGCCGAAGGCGTCGTCGATCGTGTCGCGCTGCAACGCCATCGAAACGTTGCGTTGATCACGCTGAGCCATCCGCAGGCGCAGAACGCACTCAACCTGGCGAGCTGGCGTCGGCTGAAGCGGCTGCTGGACGATCTCGCCGGCGAATCGGGGCTGCGGGCGGTGGTGCTGCGGGGCGCCGGTGACAAGGCGTTCGCCGCGGGTGCCGACATCAAGGAGTTTCCGAACACCCGCATGAGCGCCGCGGACGCCGCGGAGTACAACGAGAGCCTGGCCGTCTGCCTGAGGGCGTTGACCACGATGCCGATCCCAGTCATCGCGGCGGTCCGGGGGCTCGCCGTCGGTGGCGGCTGTGAGCTGGCGACGGCCTGCGATGTGTGCATCGCGACCGACGACGCGCGCTTCGGCATCCCGCTGGGCAAGCTCGGCGTCACGACGGGCTTCACCGAGGCGGACACCGTCGCGCGCCTCATCGGTCCGGCGGCGCTGAAGTATCTGTTGTTCAGCGGAGAACTGATCGGCATTGAGGAAGCCGCCCGCTGGTGA
- the amiD gene encoding amidase (acylamidase (acylase)) yields MTDADSAVPPRLDEDAISKLELTEVADLIRTRQLTSAEVTESTLRRIERLDPQLKSYAFVMPETALAAARAADADIARGHYEGVLHGVPIGVKDLCYTVDAPTAAGTTIFRDFRPAYDATVVARLRAAGAVIIGKLAMTEGAYLGYHPSLPTPVNPWDPTAWAGVSSSGCGVATAAGLCFGSIGSDTGGSIRFPTSMCGVTGIKPTWGRVSRHGVVELAASYDHVGPITRSAHDAAVLLSVIAGSDIHDPSCSAEPVPDYAADLALTRIPRVGVDWSQTTSFDEDTTAMLADVVKTLDDIGWPVIDVKLPALAPMVAAFGKMRAVETAIAHADTYPARADEYGPIMRAMIDAGHRLAAVEYQTLTERRLEFTRSLRRVFHDVDILLMPSAGIASPTLETMRGLGQDPELTARLAMPTAPFNVSGNPAICLPAGTTARGTPLGVQFIGREFDEHLLVRAGHAFQQVTGYHRRRPPV; encoded by the coding sequence ATGACCGATGCTGACAGTGCGGTCCCTCCCCGACTCGACGAGGACGCGATCTCGAAACTCGAGCTGACCGAGGTCGCCGACCTGATCCGCACCCGGCAACTGACGTCGGCAGAAGTGACCGAGTCGACGCTGCGGCGTATCGAAAGGCTTGACCCCCAGCTGAAGAGCTACGCCTTCGTCATGCCGGAAACTGCGCTAGCGGCGGCACGTGCCGCCGACGCCGACATCGCGCGCGGCCACTACGAGGGTGTCCTGCACGGCGTACCGATCGGCGTGAAGGATCTCTGCTACACGGTCGACGCCCCGACCGCGGCCGGCACCACCATCTTTCGTGACTTTCGCCCGGCATACGACGCGACGGTTGTCGCGAGGTTGCGCGCGGCCGGCGCGGTGATCATCGGCAAGCTGGCCATGACGGAGGGGGCCTATCTCGGCTATCACCCCAGTCTGCCGACCCCGGTCAATCCCTGGGACCCGACAGCGTGGGCGGGCGTGTCCTCGAGCGGCTGCGGCGTGGCCACCGCGGCGGGATTGTGCTTCGGCTCGATCGGGTCGGACACCGGGGGGTCGATTCGCTTTCCGACGAGCATGTGCGGCGTCACCGGGATCAAACCGACGTGGGGCCGGGTCAGCCGTCACGGCGTCGTCGAACTTGCGGCAAGCTACGACCACGTCGGGCCGATCACCCGTAGCGCTCACGATGCGGCGGTATTGCTCAGTGTCATAGCGGGATCCGATATCCACGATCCCTCGTGCTCGGCGGAGCCCGTTCCGGACTATGCCGCCGACCTCGCCTTGACACGGATTCCGCGTGTCGGGGTGGACTGGTCGCAGACGACGTCGTTTGACGAGGACACCACGGCGATGCTGGCCGATGTCGTCAAAACGCTCGACGACATCGGATGGCCCGTCATCGACGTCAAGCTGCCCGCGCTTGCGCCGATGGTGGCAGCGTTCGGAAAAATGCGCGCGGTCGAAACGGCGATCGCGCATGCCGACACCTACCCGGCGCGCGCCGACGAGTACGGGCCGATCATGCGCGCAATGATCGACGCCGGACACAGGCTGGCTGCGGTGGAATATCAGACGCTGACCGAGCGGCGTCTGGAATTCACGCGATCGCTGCGTCGCGTGTTCCACGACGTGGACATCCTGCTGATGCCCAGCGCCGGAATTGCCTCGCCCACACTGGAAACCATGCGCGGGCTCGGACAAGACCCGGAGCTGACCGCCAGACTGGCGATGCCGACAGCACCGTTCAACGTCAGCGGTAATCCCGCGATATGCCTACCGGCGGGAACGACGGCGCGCGGAACGCCGCTCGGCGTCCAGTTCATCGGCCGTGAATTCGACGAGCACTTGCTCGTCCGAGCCGGCCACGCATTTCAGCAAGTCACCGGGTATCATCGCCGACGCCCGCCGGTGTGA
- a CDS encoding phosphatase (This region is a possible MT-complex-specific genomic island (See Becq et al., 2007 PMID:17545187).), producing MSISAVVFDRDGVLTSFDWTRAEEDVRRITGLPLEEIERRWGGWLNGLTIDDAFVETQPISEFLSSLARELELGSKARDELVRLDYMAFAQGYPDARPALEEARRRGLKVGVLTNNSLLVSARSLLQCAALHDLVDVVLSSQMIGAAKPDPRAYQAIAEALGVSTTSCLFFDDIADWVEGARCAGMRAYLVDRSGQTRDGVVRDLSSLGAILDGAGP from the coding sequence TTGAGCATTAGCGCGGTTGTTTTCGACCGTGACGGTGTGCTCACCAGCTTTGACTGGACACGTGCCGAGGAGGATGTGCGGCGAATCACGGGCCTACCATTGGAGGAGATCGAACGCCGCTGGGGTGGGTGGCTCAACGGATTGACTATCGACGACGCGTTCGTTGAAACCCAGCCAATTAGCGAGTTCCTCTCGAGCCTGGCGCGCGAGCTCGAGCTCGGTTCGAAGGCAAGAGACGAGCTAGTGCGCCTCGACTACATGGCGTTCGCCCAGGGATATCCAGACGCGCGTCCAGCCCTTGAAGAAGCCCGGCGCCGTGGCCTCAAGGTCGGTGTTCTCACAAACAACAGCCTGTTGGTCAGCGCCCGCAGCCTCCTTCAGTGCGCCGCTCTGCACGACCTCGTCGACGTCGTGCTGAGTTCGCAGATGATCGGAGCTGCCAAGCCTGACCCGCGGGCCTATCAAGCGATCGCGGAAGCCCTCGGCGTCTCGACAACGTCATGCCTGTTCTTCGACGACATCGCCGACTGGGTTGAGGGCGCACGGTGCGCGGGCATGCGCGCGTACCTCGTGGACCGTTCCGGACAAACTCGCGACGGCGTCGTTCGCGATTTGTCCAGCCTTGGAGCGATCCTGGACGGCGCGGGACCATGA